A window of Laspinema palackyanum D2c genomic DNA:
ATAAAGATACTCAAGATCGAGATGATTCCGGAATCTATCCGTTTTTTGTTCGTTCGCAGACAGTAGAACGAATATCGTCATTCTCATTTGATGGTCAAGCAGTTTTGACAGCCGGGGATGGTGTTGGGGTCGGCAAAGTATTTCACTACTATATTGGGAAATTCAATTTTCATCAGCGTGTTTATTGCATTCACTCTTTTATAGATGACATAGATGGATATTATTTTTTTCTTTACTTTAGTCAAAATTTTATACAAAGAGTTCAGCAATTTTCTGCCAAAGGTTCTGTAGATTCAGTTCGGCTATCCATGATCTCTAATATGGTTCTGCCGAAACCACCTAAAGAAGAACAGGAAAAAATTGCTGAAGTTCTCTCTACAGTCGATCGCGCCATCGCCCAAACCGAAGCCCTCATCGCTAAACAGCAGCGCATCAAAACCGGACTGATGCAGGACTTGCTGACTAAAGGTATCGACGAAAACGGCAATATTCGCAGCGAAGAAACCCACGAGTTTAAGGATAGTGCGATCGGTCGTATTCCTGTGGAGTGGGAGGTTAAATCATTCTTTGACTGTGCTTCTATTTCTGAAGGACAACGAGATCCAAAGCAAAACCCTTATCGAGATTGGATTTTAATAGCCCCAGATCATATTGAATCAAAGACGGGTCGGCTTATAAGTCTTCAAACAGCCCTAGAGCAAAGTGCGATAAGTGGAAAATATGAATTTAAGCCCGGGGATGTTATTTATTCAAAAATTCGACCGTATCTGAGAAAAGCAATTCTTGTAGACTTCCGAGGTTTATGTAGTGCGGATAT
This region includes:
- a CDS encoding restriction endonuclease subunit S, yielding MMITSKFKESPVGLIPEDWSFTTIGQIASIVTGDKDTQDRDDSGIYPFFVRSQTVERISSFSFDGQAVLTAGDGVGVGKVFHYYIGKFNFHQRVYCIHSFIDDIDGYYFFLYFSQNFIQRVQQFSAKGSVDSVRLSMISNMVLPKPPKEEQEKIAEVLSTVDRAIAQTEALIAKQQRIKTGLMQDLLTKGIDENGNIRSEETHEFKDSAIGRIPVEWEVKSFFDCASISEGQRDPKQNPYRDWILIAPDHIESKTGRLISLQTALEQSAISGKYEFKPGDVIYSKIRPYLRKAILVDFRGLCSADMYALSPRSGIRSDFLLSVILGEKFSGYAESVSDRSGFPKINRSELAAYQIVLPDELEQGRISETAKQIQYKNESDHANLKKLLILKTGLMQDLLTGKVRVTPLLENSGGTDP